Proteins encoded together in one Musa acuminata AAA Group cultivar baxijiao chromosome BXJ3-6, Cavendish_Baxijiao_AAA, whole genome shotgun sequence window:
- the LOC135640938 gene encoding desmethyl-deoxy-podophyllotoxin synthase-like: MDLTSTSFLFSFLVLLVSLLLLKKNRSGGGARATLPPGPSKLPIIGSLHHLLGGLPHRSLTALSKKFGPVILLKLGEVPTLVVSSTEAAAEIMKTHDVSFASRPTNLNLQSATYGDRGVGFTSYGFHWRELRKMSIVELLSAKRVQSFRFIREEEVLNLVRSIVLLSNAGSTVNLSKKLVLLANDIGSRSVIGSKCKYQKEFIRIVMQTLEAAGGFSLADLFPSWPIIKLLSGATFKMKMLHRDMDAILNSIIQERRERKSAEQPEEEEEEALVDVMLRVQAEGSLSFPLADEDMKAMMLDMLGGASETSAGIMEWAMSELMKNPRVMRRLQEEVRETVGEKGKVTEKDINGMNYLKLVIKETLRLHPPVPLLLPRECRETCEVLGYQIPEKTRVFVNVWALGRDPRYWDNPTEFEPERFERRNSMVDFKGTNFEFLPFGAGRRICPGMSFGLKSIELSLASLLYNFDWELPSGNEGMPQELDMSETFSITCRRKSDLCLRAIPRIPFSMT; this comes from the exons ATGGATCTCACCAgcacctccttcctcttctcctttctcgTCCTCCTCGTATCGCTGCTGCTACTCAAGAAGAACAGGTCTGGTGGCGGAGCTCGTGCCACACTGCCTCCCGGTCCATCTAAGCTCCCTATCATAGGCAGCTTGCACCATCTCTTGGGTGGCCTGCCGCATCGTTCCCTCACTGCCTTATCTAAGAAATTTGGCCCCGTGATACTCCTGAAGCTCGGTGAGGTCCCCACCCTCGTTGTCTCATCTACCGAAGCGGCTGCTGAGATCATGAAAACCCACGACGTCAGCTTCGCCTCTCGGCCCACTAACCTGAATCTCCAGTCCGCCACATACGGTGACAGGGGCGTCGGCTTTACCTCGTATGGATTCCACTGGAGGGAGCTGCGCAAGATGAGCATCGTGGAGCTATTGAGTGCCAAGCGAGTCCAATCTTTTCGCTTTATCCGGGAAGAGGAGGTGCTTAATCTTGTGCGGTCGATAGTCCTGTTGTCCAACGCTGGTTCCACCGTGAACCTCAGTAAGAAATTGGTGCTGTTGGCTAATGACATAGGCTCCCGGTCCGTCATCGGCAGCAAGTGCAAGTACCAGAAAGAGTTCATACGGATAGTGATGCAAACGCTGGAAGCTGCCGGAGGCTTCAGTTTGGCGGACTTATTCCCGTCATGGCCGATAATTAAACTTCTCAGTGGCGCGACTTTCAAGATGAAGATGTTACACCGTGACATGGACGCGATCCTCAATAGCATCATTCAAGAGCGCAGAGAAAGGAAGTCCGCAGAgcaaccggaggaggaggaggaggaggccttggTCGATGTCATGCTGAGAGTTCAAGCTGAAGGTAGCCTGTCATTCCCCTTAGCGGACGAGGACATGAAAGCCATGATGCTG GATATGCTCGGTGGGGCCAGCGAGACCTCCGCAGGAATAATGGAGTGGGCCATGTCGGAGCTGATGAAGAATCCAAGAGTGATGCGAAGGTTGCAAGAGGAGGTGAGGGAGACTGTCGGAGAAAAGGGAAAGGTGACGGAGAAGGACATCAACGGAATGAACTACTTGAAACTGGTCATCAAGGAGACTCTGAGGCTGCACCCTCCTGTTCCTCTGCTGCTCCCCCGAGAGTGCCGGGAGACGTGCGAGGTTCTTGGTTACCAGATACCAGAGAAGACAAGAGTATTCGTGAACGTTTGGGCCTTGGGAAGGGATCCTCGGTACTGGGACAATCCCACTGAGTTTGAGCCAGAGAGATTCGAGAGGAGGAATTCCATGGTCGACTTCAAGGGAACCAACTTTGAGTTCTTACCTTTCGGGGCAGGCAGGAGGATATGCCCAGGGATGTCATTTGGTTTGAAGAGCATAGAGCTTTCCCTGGCTAGCCTTCTCTACAACTTTGATTGGGAGCTCCCATCGGGAAATGAAGGGATGCCCCAGGAGTTGGACATGAGCGAAACCTTCTCGATTACGTGCCGGAGGAAGTCGGACCTCTGCCTACGTGCCATCCCTCGTATTCCTTTTTCCATGACCTGA